The stretch of DNA TCGGACATCAAATAAGGCTCTACCGCTTTTTACGTAACAGGACCATCGTGGATGATTTGGAGTTGCCCTGCGAGTTTTAGTGGGTTCAGATTCTCTTTCCACAGCGCGAAGTTACAATTTCTGAGAAGGGATGAGAGGAACGTAGACGAGCAGATCTATATAACATTTTTTGTCGTAGCCTTCAGTACGCCCTATACGGAGATCTAACATGTCTCAGCCGGTAAAACTCTTTTTTAATCATATCCCTGAGAATTTATAACCCTTTTGGAAAGCGGCGTAAGAAATATAGGGAAGCCCTTTGGTATTTTCAAGTAGATGACGCTAAGACTAAAAACGGTAAAATAGGCAAGACTGTAACTTTTTTCCGGCAACTTTTTATCTTAAGACCGCTGATTCGATTTTTTGTCGCTTGTGGAATAGGGTTTCGAAGTGTTAGAAGACCCTAAATAAATTGCACAGTTATTTTGAGATTTACGAGGACAATTTGAACCTTTCCGCTTCCTTTTTTAGATCCAGAATTGAGTCGTAAAGTCTTTGAATTCCACCTGCGAGCTCTTGGACATACACTGTCTTTAAGTATTCAGCGATTGAGGATATCTCCTCTATATTCTTAGCTATCTGCCTTACTGTCACAGACTGCTCTTCTGTCGCCGCCGACAATAACGATATAAGGTCGAAGACTTCTTGGGTGGAGCTCGAAATCTTTGAGAATACATCATACATGTCTCGTATTAGGGCAGACGTTCTTTTCATGCTGTCAACAGCATCTTTTATGGAACCCTTAAGCATGCTGAACCCTCTGGTTGAATCACCTATTATCTTTCCTATCTCCTGGGTGGACAAGGAAGCCCTGTTTGATAGATCTTTGACTTCTTGAGCAACCACAGCGAATCCCCTCCCAAACTCTCCTGCTCTTGCGGCTTCAATTGCTGCATTTAAAGATAGAAGCTCTGTCTGATCTGTTATTTCTTCTATGACTGAGAGTATGCCCTCTATGTCTCTTACATTTGCCTCAAGCACCTCTATGTTTCTCGATAAATCCTCCGTTATCTTCTCTGCTTTTTCAACAGCCTTAACCATCTCATCCGCGTTCACTTGTCCCTGTCTTAAAAAGTCAACGGTTGAACGTACTTTGTCGGAAGTCTTTGATACGTTTTTGGCGATCTCTGTTATCGTTTGTGTTATCTGGTCCGCGGACGAGGCAATCTCATTCAGTCTTTTACTATGATCTTGTAAAGATAAAACTAACATATCGGAGCTCCTGTTCACTCCTTTGACCGTCTCCTCGGCCGCGCGAGCTGTGTTTAAGATTCCTGAAGCCATATCCTTTAGGGATTCGAGAAGTTTTTTTGCCGAGCCCTCAATAACACCAATTTCTCCTGTCCCCTCCTTTTCAAACACAACGCATAAATCGCCCTCTGCAATTTTGCTCAATTTTTGGGAGATGGGACCGCATAGTCTTAAAGTCTTTCTTGCACTCTCAGTAACAAAATACGCGATGCCGCAAATTACTGAGAAAACGATTAGGCCATACAACGATATTCTCATCGCAATAGATTTTACGTACGAGTTAACCTCTTCGAGGTTTATATCCGTTCCTATGATCCATCCCCAAGGCTCAAAACTTTTAAGATAGGATAGCTTTTTTACGGGCCTTCTTTCCTTTTGTTCCAACCATTCGTATTCTATGAATCCCTCCCCCTTATTTTGCACCAGCGAGACCATCTCCACAAATACCCTACGCCCCTCCGGATTCGTAAAGTCGGCAAGTTGTTTTTCACTTAACTCCGGATAAACCGGGTGGATTACCATAGAAGGTTTTTTGTCCAATATCCAGAAGTAGCGAGTCTCCCCGAATTTTGTTTGCCTTATTATTCTCACAACGTGCTGCATCGCGTCTCTTTCTGACACGTAACTTATGTCTTTCGCGTCGTATATGTCTTTCACTATTTGGTAAATGAGATCCACTGCTCGTACCATTGAAGCTTTTTTTCACCAATTAGTTTTGCACGAAGAAAGCCTACATAAATAAAGGAGACAATTGCGTATCCGAGAACGAAGAGAAAAACGACTGACCACAGCCCTAACTCAAGCCTTCCCATAATTAACCCTTTTATTGGTTATCGGCCACGGGGGAAAAAATTAAGTTTTGAGCTCTAAATGTGCAATACAGGCTCTTTCGCACCGGAGCTAAATCTTTTTTTACACTTAGAAAAGGTGCGCCATTTGGTAAGTCTTTTTTTTAAACCAATTGATTTACCCATCAATTAGAGAACGAACCACATTCCCGATTTTTTAAAGTAACCTCCGAAACGCACGTACCATCTTTTTTCACCTTTCGAATGGAACTTTATTCTGTTTCGGGATAGACTTTATAAACAATAATGCCTAGCAACCTTGGTACATCTTTTTGAGAAAATATGCGAATTTTAACTGGAAAAGACTGTTGACATTTCATGAACGATTATTGAAATGAAGGAAGAGAAAATTTTTACCCAACCAAATCCATACGTGGGCGAAATACTTGTCAAAAAGGGTTTAATATCGGAGGAAACTCTATCCCGAGCTTTGGAAATCCAAAAACGTAACCCTTCCTTGAAGCTCGGCCAGATCCTTGTTCAGATGGGAGCAATAAGTGAAGATACGCTATATCGAGAGCTTTCTGAGGCATTCAACCTCCCACTTGTAAAATTGGATCCCGAAAGCTTAGACAAGAATCTTACATCCCTTTTTTCTCACACAACCATGAGGAATTTCGAGTTTGTTCCCATAAAGATGGAGGGCAACACAGTAAATGTTGGCGTTGCAAATCCGCTATATCTTTTTGAGGTCATAAAACTTGTAAGGCAGACCGTAGGAACCCAAGTAACAGTCTCTTTAGTAAAGGATGAGGATCTAAGAAAAATTTTGGGCGATTACACAGAAGTGGCTGAAGACCGCACGGATGTCTTTGATCTAGAAATGACCACTCATGATGAGGCACTTGAAGTTGAAGAGGCCCAAGCAGAAGAGATAAACGACGAAAGAGACCAGCCATTCATAATAAGGCTTGCAAACCACATTATTCTCGACGCATTGAAAAAAGAGGCAAGCGATATTCACATTGAGCCCCATGAGAGGGGTGTTAGTGTAAGATATAGAATAGACGGTGTCCTCCATCCTTACAGGGTCATTCCATTAAGGTTCAAGGCAGGTCTTATCCAGAGGATCAAAATAATGTCTGATATGGACATAACAGAAAAGAGGATCCCTCAGGACGGAAGAATAAGGATACGCGCCAAAACGCCAAAAGGTGCAAAGAGTGTGGATGTACGCGTTTCTACTGTGCCAACTATTCACGGCGAAAAGATAGTGATGAGGATCCTTGACAGGGAAAGACTCTTTCTTAACCTTTCGGAGCTAGGTTTCGAAGAAGAGAGTTTAAAAAGGTTCGAAGAAGGGATAAGAAAGCCTTACGGGATGATACTCGTTACAGGTCCTACAGGCTCCGGAAAGACAAATACGCTCTATTCTGCAATCCAAAAGCTAAATAGCCCGTCCGTTAATATAATGACTATTGAAGACCCTGTGGAGTTTATAATCCCAGGGATAAATCAGGTTCAGGTGAATGATTCTCAAGGGCTCACATTTTCTGCTGCACTGAGATCCTTTCTTAGACAGGATCCAAACATAATCCTTGTGGGAGAGATAAGAGATACGGAAACATTGGAGATCGCGGTAAGGGCATCATTGACTGGCCATCTTGTCTTTTCTACCCTCCATACGAACGATGCGCCATCCACCATAGCAAGGCTTGTCGATATGGGGGTTGATAGGTATCTTATTGGAGCTTCACTGCTTCTCATTGTAGCCCAAAGACTTGTAAGAAAGATATGCCCTTTTTGCAAAGACAAAGATCCGGTCGATAAGAGGATTTTACTCAGCCTTGGGCTCACCAAAGAGGAAATCGAAAAGATAGAACCTATGAGGGGAAGGGGTTGTGAGAAGTGCAGTTACACGGGTTACAAAGGTAGGACAGGGCTTTTTGAGGTTTTGACAATCACACCTTCCATAAGGGAGCTCATATTCAGAGGCGCCACAACGGATGAGATAAGGCAAAGGGCAATAGAGGAAGGGATGATAACTTTGCGTCGAAGTGGGCTTTACAAGATAATGGGCGGAATAACGACAATTGAGGAGGTTTTAAAAGAGACGGCCTAGGTTGCTAGATGAGTGGGCTGGGCAAGGGAGTTTCTTTGATACGTCGTGGAATAAGTTGACTTATTTCCATATAGTGGTGTATAAGAATCTTTAGGGTTAAGATGCGTGAGATTACTTCAGTTTCTTTCGGTATGAGGATTGGTTCTTCCACCATTACTAAAGACCTTGGATCTATTGCTTTTCATTTGGGTTCGAAAAAGTTTGTAAACTTAATGGAGTGTCGAAATCACGAGTGCGCCTGTAGCTCAACAGGATAGAGCAACGGACTTCTAATCCGTAGGTTCCGCGTTCGACTCGCGGCAGGCGCGTTATTTTTATCCTCTTAGATAAGAGAATCGAGCTTATCGGGACCAAAAATTTCATCTGCAATTATATTTATAACCCCATCCTTTTTTTCCACCTTTCCTTTTATAAGGATTATCGATTCGAGTCTTATTATCTCTCGAAATCTTTCATAAACTTTAGGCCTTATAACCACATTGACCATGCCATATTCATCTTCCAGAGTGATGAACGAAAAACCTTTTGCGGTCTCTGGTCTTTGCTTGGATACTGCAAGACCTAAAAACATTACCTCTTTTTCAGACTGAACTTGAAAGATATCGGTTGTCTTTAAAATCTCAATTCCAGAAAGCCTATCCCTTAAAAGCTTAATCGGGTGAAAGGATGGGGAAAGACCTAAAATTCTATAGTCCAGATCCACAATCTCCTCATTGGAAAAAGGGGGAAACTCTATTTTTGGTTCTTCAAAGGCAAGTTTGAGAGTTGCATCCGAAACCCCTTTTATCTCTTCCAATTCAAAAAGAAGGGCTCTTTTAGATTTTCCTAAAAAATCGAATGCACCGGAAAGGATGAGAGCTTCTGTGGCGTCTTTTTCACACCCAACTCTTAAAACAAAGTCTTTTAAGGATTCATAAGGACCTTTTTTTCTCTCGTTGAGTATCCTTTCAACCGTCCTTTCCCCTAGATTTTTTACAAATCTCAAGCCTAACCTTATTTTTCCCTCCTCTATGGTACAGTCCTTTTCACTTCTATTTATGTGGGGATAAAGAATCTCAATCCCATGCCTTTTTGCGTCATTTACGACCGTGTCTATTCTATAAAAACCCATCGGTTCGTTATTGAGAAGGGCGGTGTAGAACTCTAAGGGATAGTATCTCTTCAGCCATGCGGATTGATAGGAAAGAAGTGCAAAACCTGCCGCGTGACTTTTACAGAATCCGTATTCAGCAAAGCTCTTTATAGCATCGAATACTTCGTTTGCCGTCTTTTCATCTATGCCGTTTTTTTGTGCTCCAAGTAAGAATCTATTCCTCATCTTTTCAATCTCCTCTTTAGACCTTTTCCTACTCATAGATCTCCTAAGTTTGTCCGCTTCTCCCTCTGTAAGTCCTCCTATTCTTGTTGCAACCTGTAAGACCTGTTCCTGAAAAAGGATAATACCTAAGGTCTCTTTTAGAATCGGCTCTAAAGAAGGATGTATGTACTTCACCTCTTCTTCGTTATTTCTCCTTCTTATGTAAGGATGGACCATGTTTCCCTGGAGTGGGCCAGGTCTTACTATCGCCACCTGGACCGTTAAATCTTCAATCGATCTCGGTTTTATTCTTGGTAAGGCTTGCATCTGGGCTCTACTTTCCAGCTGAAAAACACCGACTGTGTCACAGTTACAAATCATATCGTAAACTTTTTCATCATCGAGAGGGATTCTATCGAGATCGAGCTTTATTTTTTTGTTTTTCTCTATTTCTTCCTTTGCATCCTCAATCAAAGAAAGCATTCTCAAGCCTAAAAGATCGACTTTTATTAAACCTGCATCCTGGATTCCATCCTTGTCCCACTGGCACACTATTCTACCTGGCATGGATGCTTTCTCCAGAGGGACTATATCTATAAGTGGAGAGGAGGATATGAGCATACCTCCTACATGGATTGAGGTGTGTCTCGGAAAATCCGCTATCTCTTTTAGAAGGCTTGTGAAGTGCTGCCATTTCTTTGAATCAAAAAGCCTTTTGAAGCTTTCAAGCTTTTTCAAATCCTCTTCCACATCACAGGAATCATAAACGGAGACTGATTTTGCCATCCTGTCTAATAGGTCTTTGTCGAATCCCAAAACTTTTCCGACTTCCCTTATCGCGTTTCTTGCTTTGTAAGTCACAAAGGTGCAAACCATAGCCACCCTCTCATAGCCGTACTTTTCATAGACGTACTGAATCACTCTTTCCCTTTTTTTCGTTGAAATATCTATGTCGATATCAGGGATTTCGGACATCTCTTCATTTAAGAATCTTCCAAGAAAAAGCCTATTTTTTATCGGGTCAACCTTTGTTATCCCGAGAAGATAAGCCACAAGAGAATTTGCCGCAGAACCCCTCCCCTGGGCAAGGATACCTTCTCTTTTTGCAAATTCCATGATGTCGTAAACGATGAGAAAGTAACCTGAAAGGTTAAGCTTTCGGATGAGATCGAGTTCCCGATCGAGCCTTGATCTTATTTCAGTATCCATCTTTCCGTACTTTTCTTTGAGTCTTCTCTCACATATTCTCCTTAGATAAGCATCCGGAAGTTCTCCCTCTGGAAGATGAGGTTCAGGGAAACGGTACGAGGAAAAATCGAGATCAAAATCGCACATGTCAGCTATAAGGAGAGTGTTTGATAGACCTGAAGGGATATCACGAAAAATTCTCCCAATCTCTTCCTTTGACTTTAGATAAAATTCACCGTTAAGCCTAAGGTTCTTACACTCATCTATCGTTTTTCTTTCTCTTATGCATGTAAGAACATCGTGGAGTCTTGATCCATCTTTTTTTGCGTAGTGGACATTGTTTGTGACAACATACCTAAGACCTAAAGAAGAGGAAAGACGGATGAGAGAAGCGATGAGATTTCTATCCTCTGGGTAAAAGTTATTCTGTAGCTCTATAAAAAGGTTTTCCCTTCCAAAGATATCCATATAGTTTTTTGCCACTCCAAGGGCTTCCCCTTCTCTCTTTTGAAGAAGAAGGGATGGAATCTCCCCTCTCTTACAACCTGTAAGGCAGATGAGCCCCTCGGAGTGGTTTTTTAAATCTTCTCTCTCTAGAAGTGGATTTCCCTTTTTTCCTTTCATATGAGACTTTGTTATAAGCCGGCAAAGATTGGAATAGCCCTTTTTGTCCTTTACTATAAGGAGGAGATGAAAACCGCCTTTTAAGGTAAGCTCCGCACCTATTATCGGTTTTATTCCCTCCTCCTTACAAAGCTTGAAAAAAGTTGGGGCTATATAAAGTCCATTATGGTCGGTAAGAGCTATGGCTCTCATACCAAGACTCTTTGCCCGTCTTATAAGATCCTCCACATGGGATGCACCGTCAAGGAAGGAAAAATTGGAATGGGAGTGAAGTTCGATGTAATCAATCATAAACCCTTTCTATGAAGGAGAAACCGTTTTTTAGATCCCTAGATATCTCACAGATAAGTCCATCTTCTGTCTCAATCTGAAAGTACTCTTTTTCTCTTTCCTCTTCCCACCAGCATTCTTTTATCCTCCATCTCTTCCCTATCCATTTCACTTTTACCCATTTATCATTGACCTTGATAAGGAGAGGTTCTCCATTTTTGTCTAGCTTTAATCGACACGGTCTACCTAAAAGCCTCACATATCACACCCCTTCCGTATTTCTTCCTCAAAAAAGTTATCGTGGATAGAATATCCCTTTTTCTAAACGTAAAAAGACCTAATTGGATACCCCTTTTTCTTTCAAATTCGGAAAGGGTGATAGTTAGCCCTTTAAGAGGCTTATTATCCTTTATTTTCTCCAGAAAGGCTTTTATCCGGATAAGAAGTACATCCTTTGATGCGTTCTCCTCTTTAAGCAAGAATTCTTTCTTTAAGGTTCTATTGTCGGTAAATAAAAGAAAAAGTTCAACCCTTGAAGGGTATGTCCTTTTTTCATCGAAACCATCCAAGACTCTATCAATCTCTGAAAGAACATCATAGATCGACTCTTTAGGCACATCGAATGAAAGTTCAATCTTTTCCTTAAAATCTTCTACAATTGGAATGAGTCTTTCTTCCTTTGAACCTTCAAGGAGCTTTAAGAGGTTTATCCCATCCTTTCCAAGATAAACGTAAAAGAACGAGGAAGGCAGCCTAAGAATGTCCTCCACTTTGTCTAATCCAAGAAGCTTGAGTCTCTTTTTTAAATCTTCATTAAAGGGTAGACAATCTATGGGAATCTCTTTTAAGAACTCCTCTTCCTTTTCCGCAGGGATAATCAGTATCTCGTCTGTAAGAATACTCGCCATTTTCGATAAGAATTTTCTTAAGGCAACCCCAATCTTTGCTTCTAATCCAACTCTTTCCTTTATAATTCCCCTTATGTTTTTTATCCCCTCATCACTTATGTGAGCCACATCGAGAAAAAAGAAATCTCCATCCCTCTCTATAGAGGGAGTTATCGAAAATAGAGTTTCTGTGATTTCTTTAAAAGCAAGTTCTAGGTTTTCCCTATCTAATGGAATGAATAGGCATTCCGGACACAGGCTTTGTGCTTGCCTTAGTCCCATTTCTTTTTTAACACCGTGCTTTTCCGCTTCTTGCGATACATCTACAATTCTTCTTGAATAATGGACCGCAACAGGTTTTCCAACTAAAGAAGCGTCTTTTTTGGTCTTTATCTGGATGAGAAGTCTTGGAAAATAAATAGAGGCAATGCGCATTTTAGAGTTTTCTTACAACAGCGATGACCTTTCCCTGAATCTCTACATTTTCATAATCCGTGTATATGGGCTCCATCTCATCATTTTCCGGCTTGAGCTTTATTCTATCCTTTTCAAAATATATCCTCTTTAGGGTCACTTCCTGTTCCTTTTTAAGCCATACCCCCACCATTTCACCATTTTCAGCGGTGCTTTTAGATTCCATAATGACGATATCCCCGTCCTCAATCATGGCATCCCTCATGGAGTTACCTTTTACCTTTACGGCGTATACGTTTTTTTTCCTTCCAACGATGTCCTTAGTGACTTTTATGGTCTCTTCGTATGTAAAGGAATCATCAAAAACAGGAAGAGGTTTACCAGCGGATATCACCCCAAGTAAGGGAATTTCCAAAACCTCTCTGTCTTTTAGTCTAATCCCCCTTCCAATCTGCGGATCTTTTTCTATGTATCCTTCTTTTTCAAGCTTTATCAGGTGGTAATGTACAACAGATGGTGAGCTTATCTTACATCCTTTCATGATCTCCCTTACTGTTGGGGAATATCCCTTCTCTTCCATGAAATTCCGAATAAACATACAAATCTCTTTTCTCGTCTCTTTTTTTGATTCCATTTTTAACCTCTGATACAGATGTTCTATAGAACAAATGTACTATGAATCAAAAAATCTGTCAAGCTCCTTTTTTAGCAAGAAAATCGTTTATTCTACTGGAACTTTATACGTTTCTATTGGGGCAGGTCTCGAGAAATAAAAACCTTGAACGTAATCACACATGAGGAGCCCAAGTATTTTTACCTGATCCTCCGCCTCCACACCCTCTGCACAAGTCTCTATCCTTAGTTTCTTTCCAAGATCCACTATCGATTGAACTATCGCGAGAGTTTTCGGTTTTAATGCTACACTCCTTACAAGCTCAATGCTCACCTTTATCATATCCACAGTTAAATACTCCAAATAAGAGAAGGAATTGTAGCCAGTTCCAAAATCATCGATCGCTATCTTTATTCCCATATCCCTCAATCTCTCTACAAAATCTGCCGTCTCCTTCTCTACAATACCAGTCTCCGTTATCTCACAATAGAGCGGAAAATCGCATTTTCTCTTGAGAGATTCAAGTCTTTTTATAACCTCTTCGCTTCTTACACTCTCTGGAAAAAGATTCAAAGTGAGAAAAATACCTTTACCCAGGGTCGCCACTACCCCTTCTAGAGACTCGCAAAGTACTTCATCAAACTTACTCAAAAGTCCTGTCTGTCTGAGAAACGGTATAAACTCTCCCGGAGACATGATGATCCCACTTTTTGTTCTTATCCTCGATAGGACTTCCAGACCTTTCAGTTTTCTTTCAGAAGTAGAAAAAATGGGTTGGGCATAAAGCAAAATTCGCCTTTCTTTTAAAGCACCTATTATCTCTTCCCTCGTTGAAAGATGCGCCCGAACAAAATTATCGAGCTCTCTGGAATAGAAGGCATATTTATTCTCACCCATGTCCTTTGCCCTTTCTAGAGCTAAGAATGCCTTCCTTATAAGCTCAACCGGTTCATTCCCATCGGAAGGATATGCTGATCCTCCTATGTTGACGCTTACGTACATTTCTACGCCCTCAATCACAAAAGGCTCAAGAAACAGATCGAGTATTCTTCTCACAAGCGCAGATATATCCTCTCGCCGTCTGCCAGAAAGAAAAAGCAAAAATTCATCCTTTTCGCTTCTTGCAAGGATCGCATCATCTGGAATATTGTTTTCAAGCCTCTCGGCGACTTTTGATAACAGGCTATTTGCAAAAGAGTATCCTTTTCCTACAAGGATGGCAGAAAACTGGCAGATGTCAAGAACGAGCAAATTTACTCTCTTAGGCCTTTTTGTTTGAATCTCGGCCCGCAGTGCCTGAATGAAACCCTTTGTGTGTAAAAGACCGGTTAGTGGATCAAAGTCAATTATAGGAGCTAGAGATGAATCAAAAAATGCCTCTTCTTTTATGTCCCTTCCCATAAGAACGAAGAGTCTTAAGCCATTAAGAACCACAGGAATTAATGTTTCCTGAAGGTAAATTAAAGTTCCGTCGCTTCTTTTTCTGATTGAAACTCCTCTAAATATTTTCGACCCTACTAACGTCTCTCTCCTCTCTTTTTTTCTTTCTTCAGGCTCTAAAGGAGACTCAAGCATTGTTATATACGTGCCTAAAAGTTCATCTGGGCTATAACCAATCAAAGATTTTGCCGCATCGTTCACGAATAGGATCTTTCCGTCTTCGTCAAAAATGACGATTAGGTCTTTTGAAGACTGAACGGCAAAGAATAACGCTTCTTTGATGTTTGTAAGATCAACTGCCACTCTTATACTTTACGCCGAGCGTACTGTCCCATCAAGCCCCTTCGAGTTTTAGGGCAATAGGTTTTTCGATACGCTTTTACCCCCAACTATCATCTCAGGGATCC from Thermodesulfobacteriota bacterium encodes:
- a CDS encoding methyl-accepting chemotaxis protein, whose protein sequence is MVRAVDLIYQIVKDIYDAKDISYVSERDAMQHVVRIIRQTKFGETRYFWILDKKPSMVIHPVYPELSEKQLADFTNPEGRRVFVEMVSLVQNKGEGFIEYEWLEQKERRPVKKLSYLKSFEPWGWIIGTDINLEEVNSYVKSIAMRISLYGLIVFSVICGIAYFVTESARKTLRLCGPISQKLSKIAEGDLCVVFEKEGTGEIGVIEGSAKKLLESLKDMASGILNTARAAEETVKGVNRSSDMLVLSLQDHSKRLNEIASSADQITQTITEIAKNVSKTSDKVRSTVDFLRQGQVNADEMVKAVEKAEKITEDLSRNIEVLEANVRDIEGILSVIEEITDQTELLSLNAAIEAARAGEFGRGFAVVAQEVKDLSNRASLSTQEIGKIIGDSTRGFSMLKGSIKDAVDSMKRTSALIRDMYDVFSKISSSTQEVFDLISLLSAATEEQSVTVRQIAKNIEEISSIAEYLKTVYVQELAGGIQRLYDSILDLKKEAERFKLSS
- the lexA gene encoding transcriptional repressor LexA; protein product: MESKKETRKEICMFIRNFMEEKGYSPTVREIMKGCKISSPSVVHYHLIKLEKEGYIEKDPQIGRGIRLKDREVLEIPLLGVISAGKPLPVFDDSFTYEETIKVTKDIVGRKKNVYAVKVKGNSMRDAMIEDGDIVIMESKSTAENGEMVGVWLKKEQEVTLKRIYFEKDRIKLKPENDEMEPIYTDYENVEIQGKVIAVVRKL
- a CDS encoding EAL domain-containing protein; amino-acid sequence: MAVDLTNIKEALFFAVQSSKDLIVIFDEDGKILFVNDAAKSLIGYSPDELLGTYITMLESPLEPEERKKERRETLVGSKIFRGVSIRKRSDGTLIYLQETLIPVVLNGLRLFVLMGRDIKEEAFFDSSLAPIIDFDPLTGLLHTKGFIQALRAEIQTKRPKRVNLLVLDICQFSAILVGKGYSFANSLLSKVAERLENNIPDDAILARSEKDEFLLFLSGRRREDISALVRRILDLFLEPFVIEGVEMYVSVNIGGSAYPSDGNEPVELIRKAFLALERAKDMGENKYAFYSRELDNFVRAHLSTREEIIGALKERRILLYAQPIFSTSERKLKGLEVLSRIRTKSGIIMSPGEFIPFLRQTGLLSKFDEVLCESLEGVVATLGKGIFLTLNLFPESVRSEEVIKRLESLKRKCDFPLYCEITETGIVEKETADFVERLRDMGIKIAIDDFGTGYNSFSYLEYLTVDMIKVSIELVRSVALKPKTLAIVQSIVDLGKKLRIETCAEGVEAEDQVKILGLLMCDYVQGFYFSRPAPIETYKVPVE
- a CDS encoding ATPase, T2SS/T4P/T4SS family; the protein is MKEEKIFTQPNPYVGEILVKKGLISEETLSRALEIQKRNPSLKLGQILVQMGAISEDTLYRELSEAFNLPLVKLDPESLDKNLTSLFSHTTMRNFEFVPIKMEGNTVNVGVANPLYLFEVIKLVRQTVGTQVTVSLVKDEDLRKILGDYTEVAEDRTDVFDLEMTTHDEALEVEEAQAEEINDERDQPFIIRLANHIILDALKKEASDIHIEPHERGVSVRYRIDGVLHPYRVIPLRFKAGLIQRIKIMSDMDITEKRIPQDGRIRIRAKTPKGAKSVDVRVSTVPTIHGEKIVMRILDRERLFLNLSELGFEEESLKRFEEGIRKPYGMILVTGPTGSGKTNTLYSAIQKLNSPSVNIMTIEDPVEFIIPGINQVQVNDSQGLTFSAALRSFLRQDPNIILVGEIRDTETLEIAVRASLTGHLVFSTLHTNDAPSTIARLVDMGVDRYLIGASLLLIVAQRLVRKICPFCKDKDPVDKRILLSLGLTKEEIEKIEPMRGRGCEKCSYTGYKGRTGLFEVLTITPSIRELIFRGATTDEIRQRAIEEGMITLRRSGLYKIMGGITTIEEVLKETA
- a CDS encoding DNA polymerase III subunit alpha produces the protein MIDYIELHSHSNFSFLDGASHVEDLIRRAKSLGMRAIALTDHNGLYIAPTFFKLCKEEGIKPIIGAELTLKGGFHLLLIVKDKKGYSNLCRLITKSHMKGKKGNPLLEREDLKNHSEGLICLTGCKRGEIPSLLLQKREGEALGVAKNYMDIFGRENLFIELQNNFYPEDRNLIASLIRLSSSLGLRYVVTNNVHYAKKDGSRLHDVLTCIRERKTIDECKNLRLNGEFYLKSKEEIGRIFRDIPSGLSNTLLIADMCDFDLDFSSYRFPEPHLPEGELPDAYLRRICERRLKEKYGKMDTEIRSRLDRELDLIRKLNLSGYFLIVYDIMEFAKREGILAQGRGSAANSLVAYLLGITKVDPIKNRLFLGRFLNEEMSEIPDIDIDISTKKRERVIQYVYEKYGYERVAMVCTFVTYKARNAIREVGKVLGFDKDLLDRMAKSVSVYDSCDVEEDLKKLESFKRLFDSKKWQHFTSLLKEIADFPRHTSIHVGGMLISSSPLIDIVPLEKASMPGRIVCQWDKDGIQDAGLIKVDLLGLRMLSLIEDAKEEIEKNKKIKLDLDRIPLDDEKVYDMICNCDTVGVFQLESRAQMQALPRIKPRSIEDLTVQVAIVRPGPLQGNMVHPYIRRRNNEEEVKYIHPSLEPILKETLGIILFQEQVLQVATRIGGLTEGEADKLRRSMSRKRSKEEIEKMRNRFLLGAQKNGIDEKTANEVFDAIKSFAEYGFCKSHAAGFALLSYQSAWLKRYYPLEFYTALLNNEPMGFYRIDTVVNDAKRHGIEILYPHINRSEKDCTIEEGKIRLGLRFVKNLGERTVERILNERKKGPYESLKDFVLRVGCEKDATEALILSGAFDFLGKSKRALLFELEEIKGVSDATLKLAFEEPKIEFPPFSNEEIVDLDYRILGLSPSFHPIKLLRDRLSGIEILKTTDIFQVQSEKEVMFLGLAVSKQRPETAKGFSFITLEDEYGMVNVVIRPKVYERFREIIRLESIILIKGKVEKKDGVINIIADEIFGPDKLDSLI